The following are encoded in a window of Mycobacteroides chelonae CCUG 47445 genomic DNA:
- the dusB gene encoding tRNA dihydrouridine synthase DusB → MTASVDLPKARSRELRIGSLALPSPVVLAPMAGVTNVAFRMLCRELELATTGTVSGLYVCEMVTARALAERHPVTLHMTTFSPEESPRSLQLYSVDPETTYRAAKMVVDENLADHIDMNFGCPVPKVTRNGGGAALPYKRRLFGQIVSAAVRATEGTDIPVTVKFRVGIDDDHHTHLDAGAIAEAEGAAAVALHARTASQRYSGAADWNQIAALKNHVTTIPVLGNGDIFDAADAVVMMEQTGCDGVVIGRGCLGRPWLFAELSAVFNGQTIPAPPNLGQVTDIMRRHAVLLVDHFGEDKALRDMRKHIAWYLHGFPAGGDLRRALALVSTLAELDTLLHQLDATAPFPEGGNGPRGRQGSPGKVSLPDGWLNDPDDCTVPSAADVMHSGG, encoded by the coding sequence GTGACCGCATCCGTCGACCTCCCGAAGGCCCGATCCCGCGAACTGCGGATCGGGTCTTTGGCATTGCCTAGCCCGGTCGTACTGGCACCGATGGCGGGTGTCACCAACGTGGCGTTCCGGATGTTGTGCCGGGAGCTTGAGCTGGCCACCACCGGCACCGTGAGCGGCCTGTATGTCTGCGAGATGGTGACCGCGCGGGCACTCGCCGAACGGCATCCCGTCACGCTGCACATGACCACCTTCTCCCCCGAAGAGTCACCACGGTCGCTGCAGCTGTATTCGGTAGATCCGGAAACGACCTACCGCGCCGCCAAGATGGTTGTCGACGAGAACCTCGCCGATCACATCGATATGAACTTCGGCTGCCCAGTCCCCAAGGTCACCCGAAATGGCGGAGGCGCCGCGCTTCCTTACAAGCGGCGACTGTTCGGCCAAATCGTCTCCGCCGCCGTCCGGGCCACCGAGGGCACCGACATACCGGTGACGGTGAAGTTCCGTGTCGGCATCGACGACGACCACCACACCCATCTGGATGCCGGAGCCATCGCCGAGGCAGAGGGTGCCGCGGCGGTCGCACTACACGCCCGCACCGCCTCGCAGCGTTACTCCGGGGCCGCCGACTGGAACCAGATCGCCGCGCTCAAGAATCACGTCACAACCATCCCCGTCCTCGGAAACGGCGACATTTTCGATGCCGCCGATGCCGTCGTCATGATGGAACAGACGGGCTGCGACGGTGTTGTCATCGGTCGCGGTTGCCTCGGCCGACCCTGGCTCTTCGCGGAGTTGAGTGCCGTATTCAACGGTCAGACGATTCCCGCGCCCCCGAATCTCGGTCAGGTCACGGACATCATGCGGCGTCATGCGGTGTTGCTCGTCGACCATTTTGGGGAGGACAAGGCGTTGCGCGATATGCGCAAGCACATCGCGTGGTATCTACACGGCTTCCCGGCCGGTGGAGACCTCCGCCGCGCGCTCGCACTCGTCAGTACCCTCGCCGAGCTGGACACCCTTCTCCATCAGCTGGACGCCACGGCTCCTTTCCCCGAAGGCGGAAACGGTCCCCGCGGGCGTCAGGGGTCACCGGGCAAGGTGTCGCTACCCGATGGCTGGCTCAATGACCCCGACGATTGCACTGTTCCCTCGGCCGCCGATGTCATGCACTCTGGCGGGTGA
- a CDS encoding acyl-ACP desaturase: MQKEFTDLELLHELEPVVEENVHRHLGVTKDWNPHDYVPWSEGKNYKALGGQDWDPEQSKLSELAKVAMITNLLTEDNLPSYHREIAMNFTMDGPWGTWVNRWTAEENRHGIAIRDYLVVTRSVDPIELEKLRVEQMTRGFSPGQNRQGGEELFAESLFDSVVYVTFQELATRVSHRNTGKACDEPIADELLKRISTDENLHMIFYRNMVEAGLKIAPNQAMKSIFRVLDNFKMPGYTIPGFRRNAVTIATGGVYDPQSHLDEVVLPVLRKWRIFDRDDINGEGDEYREGVERIIGDLRKTSEDFEEVKAKYLERQAKRAERNAAKAAREAISV; the protein is encoded by the coding sequence ATGCAGAAGGAATTCACCGACCTGGAGCTGCTCCATGAGCTTGAGCCCGTGGTCGAGGAGAATGTGCATCGCCACCTCGGCGTCACCAAGGACTGGAACCCGCATGACTATGTCCCCTGGTCAGAGGGCAAGAACTACAAGGCATTGGGCGGACAGGACTGGGATCCCGAGCAGTCCAAGCTCTCTGAGCTGGCCAAGGTCGCCATGATCACCAATCTGCTCACCGAGGACAACCTGCCCTCGTATCACCGTGAGATCGCCATGAACTTCACCATGGACGGGCCGTGGGGTACCTGGGTGAACCGGTGGACCGCCGAGGAGAACCGCCATGGCATCGCCATCCGCGACTACCTCGTGGTGACCCGCTCGGTGGACCCGATCGAACTCGAGAAGCTGCGCGTGGAGCAGATGACCCGCGGGTTCTCCCCCGGCCAGAACCGCCAGGGCGGCGAGGAGCTCTTCGCCGAGAGCCTGTTCGATTCGGTGGTGTACGTGACGTTCCAGGAGCTGGCCACCCGTGTCTCGCACCGCAACACCGGTAAGGCCTGCGACGAGCCCATTGCCGATGAGCTGCTCAAGCGCATCTCCACCGACGAGAACCTGCACATGATCTTCTACCGCAACATGGTCGAGGCCGGCCTCAAGATCGCCCCGAACCAGGCCATGAAGTCCATCTTCCGGGTGCTCGACAACTTCAAGATGCCTGGTTACACGATTCCGGGCTTCCGCCGTAACGCGGTCACCATCGCCACCGGCGGCGTCTACGACCCGCAGTCCCACCTCGATGAGGTGGTGCTGCCGGTGCTGCGCAAGTGGCGCATCTTCGATCGTGACGACATCAACGGCGAGGGCGACGAGTACCGCGAGGGTGTCGAACGCATCATCGGCGATCTCAGGAAGACCTCCGAAGACTTCGAAGAAGTCAAAGCCAAGTACCTGGAGCGCCAGGCCAAACGCGCCGAACGCAACGCCGCCAAGGCCGCCAGGGAAGCGATCAGCGTCTAA
- a CDS encoding TetR/AcrR family transcriptional regulator, which yields MTNGQAQRRSWAGISAAERADERRRELMAAGVRLLGLSPRPAVTVRAVCRSAGMTERYFYENFSDRDTFVRAVYDHVGFRAIEALSGARSAHEGVDAFVRLMVDEPTMGRVLLIAPTFEPTLSESGYDWLPRFVALLQGKLSTNLADEVQQQLVATSLVGALTSLFRGYLNEELKVERQRFVDYCVHILLQGANSTPTTTGSTTPPQTSPYPQQPS from the coding sequence GTGACGAACGGTCAAGCGCAGCGACGTAGCTGGGCGGGCATCTCGGCGGCCGAGCGCGCCGATGAGCGGCGGCGCGAGCTCATGGCAGCCGGCGTGCGGCTACTCGGCCTGAGCCCCCGGCCGGCCGTCACCGTCCGTGCCGTATGTCGATCCGCCGGCATGACCGAGCGGTACTTCTACGAGAACTTCTCCGACCGCGACACCTTTGTCCGGGCGGTCTACGACCACGTGGGATTTCGCGCGATCGAAGCGCTCAGCGGTGCACGATCGGCACACGAAGGCGTCGACGCGTTCGTCCGGCTGATGGTGGACGAACCCACCATGGGGCGAGTTCTCTTGATAGCACCGACATTTGAGCCAACGCTCTCGGAGTCGGGTTACGACTGGCTGCCACGATTCGTCGCGCTGCTGCAGGGAAAGCTCAGCACCAATCTGGCCGACGAGGTGCAGCAACAGCTGGTCGCGACCAGTTTGGTCGGGGCGCTGACAAGCCTTTTCAGGGGATACCTGAATGAGGAGCTGAAAGTGGAACGCCAGCGGTTCGTGGATTACTGCGTGCACATACTGCTACAGGGCGCGAACTCGACGCCGACGACAACTGGGTCGACTACGCCGCCGCAGACTTCGCCTTATCCTCAGCAGCCTTCTTAG
- a CDS encoding oxygenase MpaB family protein, translated as MVNDMSELAQSAGESAAFVSGCPVSHGAGSSTTVPLGPESLTWKYFGDWRGVLQGPYAGSMQNMHPQLGAAVEQHSLFFRERWQRLLRSLYPIGGVVFDGDRAPMTGAEVRDYHVNIKGVDDQGRRYSALNPDVFYWAHATFFMGTIVVADWLSGGIGEAEKRQLFDEHITWYRMYGMSMRPVPKTWEDFQEYWDHMCINVLEDNKATRDVLDLTTLAVPPFAPWIPEGLWRFQRRLVAPMFVWLTVGLYHPAVRERFGYTWSARDEWWHRKFGQAVNLLFTFVPERKRRHPRARAGWDRALGRIPANAPLPQTPDRNLPPLDTWGSPNHYNPKVS; from the coding sequence ATGGTCAACGATATGTCCGAGCTCGCCCAGTCTGCCGGGGAATCCGCTGCGTTCGTGTCGGGCTGCCCGGTGAGTCATGGCGCAGGTTCGTCGACCACTGTGCCGCTTGGCCCGGAATCGTTGACGTGGAAGTACTTCGGCGACTGGCGGGGGGTGCTGCAAGGCCCCTATGCCGGGTCCATGCAGAACATGCATCCACAGCTGGGCGCGGCCGTCGAACAGCACTCCCTGTTCTTCCGGGAACGTTGGCAGCGGCTCCTGCGCTCGTTGTATCCGATCGGCGGCGTCGTGTTCGACGGGGATCGCGCACCGATGACGGGTGCCGAGGTGCGCGACTATCACGTCAACATCAAAGGAGTCGACGATCAGGGGCGCCGGTACAGCGCGCTCAATCCAGACGTCTTCTACTGGGCGCACGCGACCTTCTTCATGGGCACGATCGTTGTCGCGGACTGGCTCAGCGGCGGTATCGGTGAGGCCGAGAAGCGTCAGCTCTTCGATGAGCACATCACGTGGTACCGGATGTATGGCATGAGTATGCGGCCAGTGCCGAAGACCTGGGAGGACTTCCAGGAGTACTGGGATCACATGTGCATCAACGTCTTAGAGGACAACAAGGCCACGCGCGATGTGCTTGACCTGACCACTTTGGCGGTGCCGCCGTTTGCGCCCTGGATTCCCGAGGGGCTGTGGCGGTTCCAACGACGTTTGGTGGCGCCGATGTTTGTGTGGCTGACCGTTGGGCTGTACCACCCGGCCGTTCGGGAACGTTTCGGCTACACATGGTCTGCGCGCGACGAATGGTGGCACCGCAAGTTCGGGCAGGCCGTCAATCTGCTCTTCACATTCGTGCCCGAGCGCAAGCGCCGTCACCCCCGGGCCCGTGCCGGATGGGATCGCGCGCTTGGGCGCATACCGGCGAACGCGCCGCTGCCGCAGACTCCGGACCGTAACCTGCCGCCACTGGATACCTGGGGCAGCCCTAACCACTACAACCCCAAGGTCTCCTGA